A section of the Chryseobacterium ginsenosidimutans genome encodes:
- a CDS encoding glycosyltransferase family 4 protein, protein MILHITNDYSGSAVYKNLIRELDHLSLEQTIYNPVREASRIGKNGIDLKNNGSQIIYSHILSKYTDRIFYQQKIKKIVQDIEAKVDLSKIKFIHAHTWYSDGGVAYELHKKYKIPYIVAVRNTDLNLFLKYFLHERSYGKKILLAADKIITISAVYKKRMLEDPRLASIISETEKKVVVIPNGVDPYWIESKVLQRKNIGNNTTIQLLYIGKFDKGKNVINLINAVKNLNRKNENMVKLTLIGGGGNDEKNILNSIKDDESFNYVGKIYDLQQLKMYYEQSDIFTMPSKAETFGLVYMEALLQGLPILYTQNEGIDGFYDDPIGEKVENTSVEEIQHKVERLISNYNQYNFSTEKFSRNHDWKRIAETYHQLYTK, encoded by the coding sequence ATGATACTTCATATCACAAACGATTACTCGGGATCTGCTGTTTATAAAAATTTAATTAGAGAACTGGATCATCTTAGTCTTGAACAGACTATTTATAATCCTGTCAGGGAAGCATCCAGAATAGGAAAGAACGGAATAGATTTAAAAAATAACGGGTCTCAGATTATCTACAGTCATATTTTATCAAAATATACAGACCGCATTTTCTACCAGCAGAAGATAAAAAAGATAGTGCAGGATATAGAAGCAAAAGTAGACCTGTCAAAGATTAAATTTATCCATGCCCACACATGGTATAGTGACGGAGGAGTTGCGTATGAGCTTCATAAAAAATATAAGATACCATACATAGTTGCAGTACGAAACACAGATTTGAATTTGTTTCTGAAATACTTCCTGCACGAAAGAAGTTACGGTAAAAAAATACTGCTGGCTGCAGATAAAATCATAACGATCTCTGCAGTCTATAAAAAAAGAATGCTTGAAGACCCTCGTTTAGCTTCAATTATTAGCGAAACAGAGAAAAAAGTAGTCGTGATTCCCAATGGAGTAGACCCGTATTGGATAGAATCAAAGGTTTTACAAAGAAAGAATATCGGCAATAACACGACCATCCAGTTACTTTATATAGGAAAATTTGATAAGGGAAAAAATGTAATCAACCTCATCAATGCAGTCAAGAATTTGAATCGGAAAAATGAGAATATGGTTAAGTTAACACTTATCGGAGGAGGAGGAAATGACGAAAAGAATATTCTGAATTCCATTAAGGACGATGAATCTTTCAATTATGTCGGAAAAATATACGACTTGCAACAACTGAAAATGTACTATGAGCAGAGTGATATTTTCACGATGCCTTCTAAAGCAGAAACATTTGGGCTGGTCTATATGGAAGCTCTATTGCAGGGACTGCCGATTTTATACACACAAAACGAAGGGATAGACGGTTTTTACGATGATCCTATAGGAGAAAAAGTAGAAAATACATCAGTAGAGGAGATTCAGCATAAAGTAGAGCGTCTGATATCCAATTATAATCAATACAACTTTAGTACTGAAAAGTTCTCCAGAAATCATGACTGGAAAAGAATAGCTGAAACCTATCACCAATTATACACAAAATAA
- a CDS encoding DUF4142 domain-containing protein yields MVACKKNQTTATDRSADSTGAPAAVTSDTVSGGDSVTAPGNANSADSLSSDDKKFADAAAMGGMMEVMMGKLAAGNANNAAVKALGEMMVKDHSKANDELKNWASKTGYTLPTGLDAEKQKRYDDLKAKKGAEFDKMYTDLMVSDHQKDIAEFKKEAAGGKEASLKSFASKTLPTLEHHLMESEKAKTAVK; encoded by the coding sequence ATGGTAGCATGCAAAAAAAATCAAACGACAGCTACTGATCGGTCTGCAGACAGTACAGGGGCTCCTGCAGCGGTAACATCTGATACCGTGTCTGGTGGTGATTCTGTCACAGCGCCAGGGAATGCCAATTCAGCAGATTCTCTTAGCAGTGATGACAAAAAGTTTGCAGATGCAGCAGCAATGGGAGGAATGATGGAAGTAATGATGGGGAAACTTGCAGCCGGTAATGCCAACAATGCTGCTGTAAAAGCACTGGGCGAAATGATGGTAAAAGATCATAGCAAGGCCAACGATGAACTTAAGAACTGGGCCTCAAAAACTGGTTATACTTTACCTACCGGTTTAGATGCCGAAAAACAAAAGAGATATGATGATCTGAAAGCCAAAAAAGGCGCTGAGTTTGATAAAATGTACACCGATCTTATGGTGAGCGACCATCAAAAAGATATAGCAGAGTTTAAAAAAGAAGCAGCCGGTGGCAAAGAAGCTTCACTGAAATCTTTTGCAAGCAAGACACTTCCTACTTTAGAACACCATTTAATGGAGTCTGAAAAAGCGAAGACTGCAGTAAAATAA
- a CDS encoding O-antigen ligase family protein: MKIKNYIPFILIVSQIFGLFGGMLQVPRVLAIIFLPVLIKNFHKEILNNKIIVAFFFIYCLDCIISMLFLTENSVNAFKDFCYSLINCVIFIEIVNFSYNRKSAYLLKSWLIYLVLTIPIALIEISYNIHLPNSKFGDDTLIGGVGTEKIYAAITYGNYNLYNYIISISFPFLIACLSVLKRKFIVFTIILLIFYIVLMNGSRGAFICLIISLLIYIIFYSSNSINKKVVIIAVSSFLLTGGIYYIFQSDKFTYLQTRLLSKGLEDNTREEMINIGLQMFIDSKFVGVGASNFSDEAVLYTTSNVVAPHNIFIELISQYGLIVFLLFLALLYYSFSVKHLFEKRKKNYLHYIFVTSLVIFPISHTINSVYLSNPYLWIFLATLYSFSIQFKTAKIPYVTKQVR, translated from the coding sequence ATGAAAATTAAAAATTATATACCTTTTATACTAATAGTATCTCAAATCTTCGGATTATTTGGAGGAATGCTCCAAGTCCCAAGAGTTTTAGCCATAATTTTTTTACCAGTTTTAATTAAAAATTTTCACAAAGAAATATTAAATAATAAAATAATTGTAGCATTTTTTTTTATTTATTGTCTTGACTGTATAATTTCTATGCTTTTTTTAACAGAAAATTCAGTAAATGCATTTAAGGATTTTTGTTATTCTCTAATAAATTGTGTAATTTTTATAGAAATAGTAAACTTCAGCTATAATAGAAAAAGCGCATACTTATTAAAATCGTGGTTAATTTATTTAGTTCTAACTATACCAATTGCTTTAATAGAAATCTCATATAATATTCATTTGCCAAATTCAAAGTTTGGTGATGATACACTTATTGGAGGAGTCGGAACTGAAAAAATCTATGCTGCAATCACATATGGTAATTATAATTTATATAATTATATAATCTCTATTTCTTTTCCTTTTTTAATTGCTTGTTTAAGTGTGTTAAAAAGAAAATTTATCGTTTTTACAATTATATTGTTAATTTTTTATATAGTTTTAATGAATGGTAGTAGAGGTGCCTTCATATGTTTAATTATTTCATTGCTGATTTATATAATTTTTTATTCATCAAATTCTATCAATAAAAAAGTTGTAATTATAGCTGTGAGTTCTTTTTTACTTACAGGAGGTATATATTATATTTTCCAAAGTGACAAATTTACTTATTTACAAACAAGACTATTATCAAAAGGTTTAGAAGATAATACTAGAGAAGAAATGATAAATATTGGCTTACAGATGTTTATTGATTCCAAGTTTGTTGGTGTTGGAGCAAGTAACTTTAGTGATGAAGCTGTATTATATACTACTAGTAATGTAGTGGCACCACATAATATATTTATAGAATTAATTTCTCAATATGGTTTAATTGTTTTTTTATTATTTTTAGCTTTATTATACTATTCCTTTTCGGTAAAGCACTTATTTGAAAAAAGGAAAAAAAATTATTTGCATTACATTTTTGTTACATCATTAGTCATTTTTCCAATATCACATACTATTAATAGTGTCTATTTAAGCAATCCATACTTATGGATCTTTTTAGCTACATTATATTCATTTTCTATTCAATTTAAAACAGCTAAAATACCTTATGTTACTAAACAAGTTAGATAG
- a CDS encoding glycosyltransferase family 4 protein — protein MNILYLHQYFLTPQEPGGTRSYWLAQELIKNGHKVTMITSSSKFSENIKNVNIDGIEVIYIKEDYDQNMSVTRRLKAFLRFMYKSSVVGFKQKDIDLVIATSTPLTIGIPALLLKWFKGKPFIFEVRDLWPEVPIQMGAITNRWVIKIARWLEKTIYKNSSHVVALSHGMQEGVTKYIKKEKTSMIPNMAKMDEFWPREKNDDLINKLGLKKESFKVVHFGSLGLANGAQTIVESTKLLNHRDDVEFLFVGGGSTEKDLQEEVKKNNLKNVKFLGKFPMKDVSEIVNFSDVSIISFLDLPILYTNSPNKLFDSLSAGKPIIVNSAGWTKDIAEQYNCGFYVNPNQPQELVEKVLHLKSNPRLVEEMGNNSRKLAETVYDKSILCKKFVEVVEQNV, from the coding sequence ATGAATATCTTATACTTACATCAGTATTTTTTGACTCCTCAGGAGCCGGGAGGTACAAGATCATATTGGCTGGCGCAGGAGCTTATAAAGAACGGGCACAAAGTTACGATGATCACTTCCTCTTCCAAATTTTCAGAAAATATTAAAAATGTTAATATAGATGGTATTGAAGTGATCTATATCAAAGAGGATTACGATCAGAATATGAGCGTTACAAGAAGACTGAAAGCTTTTCTGAGATTCATGTACAAATCTTCAGTAGTAGGATTTAAACAGAAAGATATTGATTTGGTTATTGCTACTTCTACACCTTTGACAATAGGAATTCCTGCTTTACTTTTAAAGTGGTTCAAGGGTAAGCCTTTTATTTTTGAAGTAAGAGATCTGTGGCCTGAAGTTCCTATTCAGATGGGAGCGATAACGAACCGATGGGTAATTAAAATAGCCCGTTGGCTGGAAAAGACCATCTACAAAAATTCATCACACGTTGTTGCCCTGTCTCACGGGATGCAGGAAGGGGTGACGAAATATATTAAAAAAGAGAAAACATCAATGATTCCCAATATGGCCAAAATGGATGAATTCTGGCCGAGGGAAAAAAATGACGACCTGATTAATAAGCTGGGACTGAAAAAAGAATCGTTTAAAGTCGTTCACTTTGGCTCTTTAGGTCTTGCGAATGGTGCTCAAACTATTGTGGAATCTACCAAATTATTAAATCACAGGGATGATGTAGAGTTTTTATTTGTAGGAGGCGGATCAACAGAGAAGGATTTGCAGGAAGAAGTAAAGAAAAATAACCTTAAAAATGTAAAATTTTTAGGTAAGTTCCCAATGAAAGACGTTTCCGAAATTGTAAATTTTTCAGATGTATCCATCATTTCATTCTTAGACCTTCCTATTCTGTATACCAATTCGCCGAACAAATTATTTGATTCCCTGTCAGCAGGTAAGCCAATTATTGTGAACTCAGCGGGATGGACAAAAGATATTGCTGAACAATACAATTGCGGATTTTATGTAAACCCCAATCAGCCACAGGAACTTGTGGAAAAGGTTCTGCACTTGAAAAGCAATCCCCGATTAGTTGAAGAAATGGGAAACAATTCCAGAAAATTGGCAGAAACAGTTTATGACAAGTCGATTTTATGCAAAAAGTTTGTTGAAGTTGTTGAACAAAATGTTTAA